A stretch of the Chitinophagaceae bacterium genome encodes the following:
- the lipA gene encoding lipoyl synthase: MIELNILPEKPQRLKKPDWLRVKLPTGENYRHVRGLVDHYKLHTICESGNCPNMGECWGAGTATFMILGNVCTRSCGFCAVYTGMPTELDWDEPKRVAEAIKLMGVKHAVLTSVNRDELKDGGAGIWAATVRAVRELNPETTMETLIPDFKGNMESVELMIEVKPEVVSHNMETIRRLYKKVRPQAKYDRSLAVIRRLKDGGIRTKSGIMAGLGETKEEVFQVMDDLREAGCDVMTIGQYLQPTRNHLEVMEWIHPDIFKEYEEVGLSKGFRFVESAPLVRSSYHAEKHVK, encoded by the coding sequence ATGATTGAACTGAATATCCTTCCTGAAAAACCCCAGCGATTAAAAAAACCTGACTGGCTCAGGGTAAAATTGCCAACCGGCGAAAATTACCGTCATGTCCGGGGTTTAGTGGATCATTACAAATTGCATACGATATGCGAAAGTGGTAATTGTCCTAATATGGGAGAATGCTGGGGAGCTGGCACTGCTACCTTTATGATTCTAGGAAATGTCTGCACGCGTTCTTGCGGATTTTGCGCAGTATATACCGGAATGCCCACAGAACTGGATTGGGATGAACCTAAAAGAGTGGCTGAGGCCATCAAATTAATGGGTGTGAAACATGCGGTGCTTACTTCTGTTAACAGAGATGAATTGAAAGATGGCGGCGCCGGCATCTGGGCTGCAACAGTGAGAGCTGTCCGTGAGTTGAATCCTGAAACTACTATGGAAACATTGATTCCTGATTTCAAAGGAAACATGGAAAGTGTTGAACTGATGATTGAAGTGAAGCCGGAAGTAGTATCACATAATATGGAAACCATTCGCCGCCTGTATAAGAAGGTACGACCGCAGGCAAAGTACGATCGCAGTCTTGCTGTAATTCGCAGATTGAAAGATGGTGGCATCAGAACAAAATCCGGCATCATGGCCGGATTAGGGGAAACGAAAGAAGAAGTTTTTCAGGTAATGGATGATTTGCGGGAAGCAGGTTGTGATGTAATGACCATCGGACAATATCTTCAACCTACACGAAATCATCTGGAAGTGATGGAATGGATTCATCCGGACATTTTTAAAGAGTATGAAGAAGTTGGGTTATCCAAAGGATTCAGGTTTGTTGAAAGTGCTCCATTGGTCAGATCTTCTTATCATGCGGAGAAACATGTGAAGTGA
- a CDS encoding T9SS type A sorting domain-containing protein yields MRRLLLLTGSITVVFFALIAFQNPYSHSAVSEGSEEESEEHGISGALDWWKTVRTNEQTGEMDFAAINEAEQQAEAMGGTRSLGIQWEEMGPDNVGGRTRSILFDKDHQGVVFAGGVSGGLWKSTNGGQSWLKVNDLFESLIITTIAQASNGDIYFGTGEAFYSFGLNNPTGFSAFGFPGKGVWKSTDGGNTFNHLTSTIPPTGNSTTEDWAYVSRLATSPSDANRIYASTNKGLRISTDGGTSWSNAVGPILSYSWDVQVGSDGFVHAVVGNKYYRSTTADGSTFEQRSGQGGFPATGLGRIELAVAPSNASYVYAICINSGSEDLQGVYKSTDGGLNWTQIGPGGSVNFNPPGQQGTYDICLGVLPTDPELIYFGGQLSLWKYSPSLGWFTVSNWLGDFFDPDIYIHADMHTIEFNPFNTNEMLVGCDGGLFRTANAADVYPTFSDLNRSYNVTQAYSVSAAPTGEVIFGTQDNGTNYIDFLGNTMMASHEIQGGDGGNTEIGRVNPNAFFAELPAGTVTRSSSPGGGFNLFYDDRIDVTGDGSVDEGADWLTPFALWEQPDSARAFYVLGAGGVGGSLGHVWFTKGAMDFAINPDWFRFPSTSGWVTCVAFSKDGNTVFAGTSNGVVYRYSNLLAVDDSGKFKYASISSTAASWNAVDSGITVSSITISSGRYLRWIAVDPTDANKVVVTGARYGNDANIWRSTNALDSIMTFADITDNLPKMPVWTAVIDEEDPNRIIIGTDLGVYGRDISNTDGWSEENGGMARVPVMVIKQVPYYGKPYLYIGTYGRGVYRSGSLVGIHEAPSNISNMMLFPNPVQDAATIRISLAKSSTVEIKVYNLKGELMLDLKEKNFSAGENTISINTSKLNSGTYLVNATSGNASFNQKMIVIR; encoded by the coding sequence ATGAGACGTTTACTGCTACTTACAGGATCAATCACAGTTGTCTTTTTTGCATTAATTGCATTTCAGAATCCTTATTCTCATTCTGCAGTGTCAGAAGGAAGCGAAGAGGAAAGTGAGGAACATGGTATATCAGGCGCATTGGATTGGTGGAAAACAGTCCGGACTAATGAGCAAACAGGGGAAATGGATTTTGCTGCTATAAATGAGGCAGAGCAGCAGGCAGAAGCAATGGGTGGTACAAGAAGCCTCGGAATTCAATGGGAAGAAATGGGGCCGGATAATGTTGGCGGAAGGACCCGCAGCATATTGTTCGACAAGGATCACCAGGGAGTTGTGTTTGCAGGTGGTGTTTCAGGAGGATTGTGGAAAAGTACCAATGGCGGTCAATCGTGGTTAAAGGTGAATGATTTATTCGAATCACTTATTATTACAACTATTGCACAAGCCTCAAATGGTGATATTTATTTTGGTACAGGTGAAGCTTTTTACAGCTTTGGACTTAATAATCCTACAGGATTCAGTGCATTTGGTTTTCCGGGAAAAGGAGTATGGAAATCAACGGATGGTGGCAATACGTTCAACCATCTTACCTCCACTATTCCTCCTACTGGAAATTCTACTACTGAAGATTGGGCCTATGTAAGCCGGTTAGCTACAAGTCCTTCTGATGCCAATAGAATTTATGCGTCCACTAATAAAGGACTGCGTATTTCTACTGATGGGGGTACTTCATGGTCGAATGCAGTTGGGCCGATACTTTCCTATTCCTGGGATGTGCAGGTGGGAAGTGATGGTTTTGTACATGCCGTAGTTGGTAACAAATATTATCGCTCCACCACTGCAGACGGAAGCACTTTTGAACAACGGTCCGGACAAGGTGGTTTTCCTGCCACCGGTCTTGGCAGAATTGAATTAGCTGTTGCGCCTTCCAATGCATCGTATGTTTATGCGATTTGCATTAACAGTGGTTCAGAAGATTTACAAGGGGTTTACAAGTCAACGGATGGTGGACTTAACTGGACGCAGATTGGTCCTGGTGGAAGTGTAAATTTTAATCCTCCTGGTCAACAGGGGACGTATGATATCTGCCTTGGTGTGTTGCCAACTGATCCTGAGCTAATTTATTTCGGAGGACAATTAAGTCTGTGGAAATATTCACCCTCGCTGGGTTGGTTTACGGTGAGCAATTGGCTGGGTGATTTTTTTGATCCTGATATTTATATTCATGCCGATATGCACACCATCGAATTTAATCCATTCAATACGAATGAGATGCTTGTGGGATGTGATGGTGGTTTGTTTCGAACAGCGAATGCTGCTGATGTTTACCCGACATTCTCTGATCTGAACAGAAGTTATAATGTGACGCAGGCTTATTCTGTTTCGGCAGCGCCGACCGGAGAAGTGATTTTCGGAACACAGGATAATGGTACAAATTATATTGATTTTCTTGGTAATACAATGATGGCTTCCCATGAGATTCAAGGAGGTGACGGTGGCAATACAGAAATCGGACGGGTGAATCCCAATGCGTTCTTTGCGGAACTTCCTGCCGGAACAGTTACCCGTTCTTCAAGTCCTGGTGGCGGCTTCAATCTTTTTTATGATGATCGAATAGATGTAACCGGTGATGGTTCTGTTGATGAGGGGGCAGACTGGCTTACTCCATTTGCACTATGGGAGCAGCCGGATTCAGCGCGCGCGTTTTACGTGCTCGGAGCGGGTGGAGTAGGAGGTAGTCTTGGACATGTTTGGTTTACTAAAGGTGCCATGGATTTTGCAATAAATCCTGATTGGTTCCGCTTCCCATCAACTTCAGGTTGGGTAACCTGCGTTGCCTTTTCGAAAGATGGAAATACCGTATTTGCAGGCACTTCCAATGGAGTGGTGTACAGATATTCTAATTTGCTTGCAGTAGATGACTCCGGTAAATTTAAATATGCTTCTATTTCTTCTACCGCAGCTTCATGGAATGCAGTTGACAGTGGTATCACAGTTTCATCAATAACGATTTCCAGTGGCAGGTATCTTCGATGGATAGCAGTGGATCCTACTGATGCTAACAAGGTAGTGGTTACAGGAGCTCGTTATGGAAATGATGCGAATATATGGAGATCTACTAATGCATTAGATTCAATAATGACTTTTGCTGATATCACCGATAACCTACCTAAGATGCCGGTTTGGACAGCCGTGATAGATGAAGAAGATCCAAACAGGATCATCATCGGAACTGATCTAGGTGTTTATGGACGCGATATATCAAATACTGATGGTTGGTCGGAAGAAAATGGCGGCATGGCCAGAGTTCCCGTAATGGTGATTAAACAGGTGCCATATTATGGTAAGCCTTATCTTTATATTGGCACATATGGCCGTGGAGTATACAGATCAGGCAGCCTTGTTGGCATTCATGAAGCGCCTTCAAACATCAGCAACATGATGTTGTTCCCTAATCCTGTTCAGGATGCAGCAACGATCAGAATTTCACTTGCCAAAAGCAGTACGGTAGAAATAAAAGTCTATAACCTGAAAGGTGAATTAATGTTAGATCTCAAGGAGAAAAATTTCAGTGCGGGAGAAAATACGATATCTATCAATACTTCTAAGCTGAATTCAGGTACTTATCTGGTAAATGCTACCTCTGGTAATGCTTCATTCAATCAAAAAATGATTGTGATCAGGTAA
- a CDS encoding phosphoribosyltransferase — MDEIKRSLILTADDIKRKIERISYEIMENNDEEQEIVLAGIRQKGFVFAQRLEAKLRQAGTLSVILTDIQLQKHNPVVSEILMGIDPSSVNNKVVIVCDDVANTGKTLLYAMKPFLDFAPKRIQIAVLIDRKHKVYPVSPDYIGLSLSTNMQEHITVEIGNGIQEAVYLS; from the coding sequence ATGGATGAAATAAAGCGATCATTGATTCTTACTGCTGATGATATCAAAAGAAAAATTGAACGCATCAGTTATGAGATCATGGAAAATAATGATGAAGAACAGGAAATCGTGCTTGCAGGCATCAGACAAAAAGGATTTGTTTTTGCTCAGCGTCTTGAAGCCAAACTACGTCAAGCAGGCACTTTATCAGTAATCCTCACTGACATCCAATTACAGAAACACAATCCGGTTGTTTCTGAAATACTCATGGGTATTGACCCTTCATCTGTCAATAATAAAGTAGTGATTGTTTGTGATGATGTAGCTAACACCGGAAAAACATTGCTTTATGCGATGAAACCTTTTCTTGACTTTGCACCAAAGAGAATTCAGATTGCGGTTTTAATCGACAGGAAACACAAAGTGTATCCTGTAAGCCCTGATTATATTGGCTTGTCTCTTTCTACGAATATGCAGGAACACATCACTGTAGAAATCGGGAATGGGATTCAAGAGGCGGTTTATTTGAGTTGA
- a CDS encoding gliding motility-associated C-terminal domain-containing protein, which produces MYRALLLSFFLTLIFKHNGFSQCNGLPTDCAGTQSYTVDPLPTNGFYNAGTVVTFCYTIQNYNQCNSNWFHTLDFNFGPGWDLTTLTPISMPVSCDGMGNWDFYSSVTSSSTGQSFGPCFSYDSPLGFIGNVLDGNPGNNFGDNCAINTWTFCFSIMVSTSSYGQSLSVDATAIGDGSAGSWTSNTCPGAAFNLSNAFSMACFLSASNVLAQPSCLNNDGSIALTVTGNIGPVSFLWSPGGQTTSSVNGLPSGTYQVTVTDSVNCISSYSFELDVDNPVTFTTNIVDATCFGYCDGISNVIPANGMAPYTYSWQQTGGVAAYDSALCAGTYYTTITDANYCSRIDTFIVASPAKINLTPTSQDVSCYGGYDGWATVSATGGSGIYFFNWQPTGQNNATASNLMAGNYTVTATDTKGCLSDTTITIGSPPQILITPTITPVTCYGFSDGAISTVVTQGVAPYQYLWVDVNQVTANLVGLIDGPYALLITDALGCQELDTFYVTQPDSLIGELVISAPSCPSAHNGGIVAVMQGGTTPYTYEWNNNPALNTPSLDNLSPSYFVLLVTDANGCYVNLAENVKALPDLAIDAGLDVSIELGQKTILNAQVDRFGDFNFRWRPPYNLSDSLEWSTYAFPFVTTDYIVEVLDPVTGCKGSDNVTVTILPSGYVLVPSAFSPNNDGLNDVLFPVYGDLVIIEAFKIFNRWGQVVFSSKTDGWDGNFKGKPEETATYVYEVRYRIEGRAEQSYETSGSVVLIR; this is translated from the coding sequence ATGTACAGAGCATTACTTCTATCTTTTTTCCTTACACTCATTTTCAAACACAATGGCTTTAGCCAGTGTAATGGATTGCCTACTGATTGTGCAGGTACACAATCATATACCGTTGACCCGTTGCCTACCAACGGATTTTACAATGCAGGAACCGTTGTAACATTTTGTTATACCATTCAGAATTATAATCAATGCAATTCGAATTGGTTTCATACCCTTGATTTCAATTTTGGTCCGGGTTGGGATCTAACAACCCTTACACCGATCAGTATGCCGGTAAGTTGTGATGGCATGGGTAACTGGGATTTCTATAGCAGCGTTACCTCATCTTCCACCGGTCAGTCATTCGGTCCTTGTTTTTCATACGACTCACCGCTTGGATTTATTGGTAATGTGCTGGATGGCAATCCGGGAAATAATTTTGGCGATAACTGTGCAATCAACACATGGACTTTTTGCTTTTCTATAATGGTATCAACTTCTTCTTATGGGCAAAGCCTTTCTGTTGATGCCACTGCAATAGGTGATGGTTCAGCAGGTTCATGGACTTCGAACACATGCCCTGGTGCAGCATTCAATCTTTCCAATGCTTTTTCAATGGCTTGTTTTCTTTCGGCTTCTAATGTTTTAGCGCAACCTTCCTGTTTGAACAATGATGGATCTATCGCACTTACCGTTACCGGAAATATAGGTCCTGTTTCTTTTCTCTGGTCTCCGGGTGGACAGACTACTTCTTCTGTTAACGGACTACCGTCAGGTACTTATCAGGTAACTGTAACCGATAGTGTAAATTGCATATCATCATACTCATTCGAATTAGACGTCGATAATCCTGTCACATTTACAACAAACATTGTAGATGCAACCTGCTTTGGATATTGTGATGGAATATCCAATGTGATTCCTGCCAATGGAATGGCTCCTTACACTTATAGCTGGCAGCAAACGGGAGGCGTAGCGGCGTATGACAGCGCGCTTTGTGCCGGTACTTATTATACAACTATAACAGATGCAAACTACTGCTCAAGAATTGACACATTTATAGTAGCATCACCGGCAAAAATTAATCTTACACCAACGTCTCAGGACGTGTCCTGCTACGGTGGTTATGATGGCTGGGCCACGGTAAGTGCAACAGGCGGAAGCGGCATTTATTTTTTTAACTGGCAGCCAACGGGTCAAAACAATGCTACGGCTAGTAATCTGATGGCCGGAAATTACACGGTTACCGCCACCGATACAAAAGGCTGTTTGAGTGATACTACAATCACCATTGGAAGCCCGCCACAAATATTAATCACACCCACCATCACTCCGGTAACCTGCTATGGATTTAGCGATGGCGCCATCAGCACCGTGGTTACTCAAGGTGTTGCACCTTACCAATATCTTTGGGTGGATGTGAACCAGGTAACTGCAAACCTTGTCGGGTTAATTGACGGGCCTTATGCACTATTGATAACGGATGCTTTAGGATGCCAGGAACTGGATACCTTTTATGTTACACAACCAGATTCACTAATTGGTGAATTGGTGATATCCGCTCCGAGTTGTCCTTCAGCACATAATGGTGGAATTGTAGCAGTGATGCAAGGCGGCACCACGCCGTATACCTATGAATGGAATAACAATCCGGCATTGAACACACCTTCGTTGGATAATCTTTCACCGTCCTATTTTGTATTGCTTGTTACCGATGCAAACGGTTGTTATGTCAACCTTGCAGAAAATGTAAAAGCACTTCCTGATCTTGCTATAGATGCCGGTTTGGATGTCTCTATTGAGCTGGGACAAAAAACGATTCTGAATGCGCAGGTGGATAGGTTTGGTGATTTTAATTTTCGGTGGCGACCACCATACAATCTGTCGGATAGTCTGGAGTGGTCAACTTACGCTTTTCCATTTGTTACAACCGATTATATTGTTGAGGTATTAGATCCGGTAACCGGATGTAAAGGAAGCGACAATGTAACGGTAACTATTTTGCCTTCGGGTTATGTATTGGTCCCAAGTGCGTTTTCTCCGAACAATGATGGATTGAATGATGTGTTGTTTCCTGTTTACGGTGACCTTGTTATAATTGAGGCATTCAAAATATTTAATCGCTGGGGGCAGGTTGTTTTTTCCAGTAAGACTGATGGCTGGGATGGCAATTTTAAAGGTAAGCCTGAAGAAACAGCGACGTATGTTTATGAGGTGCGATACAGAATTGAAGGAAGGGCAGAGCAGAGTTATGAAACATCAGGCAGCGTGGTACTGATACGTTGA